One segment of Danio aesculapii chromosome 3, fDanAes4.1, whole genome shotgun sequence DNA contains the following:
- the mfsd11 gene encoding UNC93-like protein MFSD11, with protein sequence MSPEGKSLLNIIVLGIGFMVMFTAFGTCGNIEQTVIKSFNSTEFHGSGYTSMAIIYAVFSTSNLIAPSVIAVVGPQLSLFFSGLVYSAYIAVFIHPYTWSFYTFSVLLGVGAAVLWTAQGSLLTVNSKDSTIGRNSGIFWALMQFSLFFGNLYIYLAWHGKTHITDKDRQTVFITLTVISLVGNFLFFLIQKTDPEAAPAPTEASESLLPAGISDSGSVAPSQGLGSQALKAFKRSIELAMTKEMLLLSLPFAYSGLELTFYSGVYGTCLGAMTQFGEDAKGLIGLSGILIGVGEIVGGGMFGILDKCNRYGRNPVVFLGLLTHIVAFYLIFLNIASDAPVAPEDGTQMQAFIQPSVSVALICSFLLGFGDSCYNTQLISIVGYLFRDDSAPAFAVFKFVQSIMAAVAFFYSNYLLLHWQLLIMVLLGFMGTITFFMVEWSVIRSRRDSDYGSI encoded by the exons ATGAGTCCCGAGGGAAAGAGCCTGCTCAACATCATCGTCCTGGGCATAGGCTTCATGGTCATGTTTACAGCCTTTGGCACCTGCGGGAATATTGAA caaaccGTAATAAAGAGCTTCAACAGTACAGAGTTTCATGGAAGTGGCTACACAAG CATGGCGATCATCTACGCTGTCTTCTCCACCTCTAACCTCATTGCGCCCTCAGTGATCGCTGTCGTCGGACCGCAGCTCTCCTTGTTTTTTAGTGGTCTTGTTTACAG tgcgTACATTGCTGTTTTCATCCATCCGTACACCTGGTCTTTCTACACCTTCTCTGTGCTGCTGGGAGTCGGCGCTGCAG tGCTGTGGACGGCACAGGGCAGTCTGCTCACCGTCAACTCTAAAGACTCCACCATCGGGAGGAACAGCGGCATATTCTGGGCCTTGATGCAGTTTAG CTTATTCTTTGGGAATCTCTACATATATCTTGCCTGGCATGGAAAGACTCACATAACAG ATAAGGACCGGCAGACGGTTTTCATCACACTCACAGTCATCAGTCTGGTGGGAAACTTCCTCTTTTTCCTGATCCAGAAAACCGATCCAGAAGCTGCACCTGCCCCTACTGAAGCCTCTGAGTCACTTCTGCCAGCAGGAATCTCCGACAGCGGCTCTGTGGC TCCATCACAGGGCCTGGGCTCTCAGGCATTGAAGGCATTTA AGAGATCCATAGAGCTGGCCATGACCAAAGAGATGCTTTTACTCAGCCTACCCTTCGCATACTCTG GTCTGGAGCTGACCTTTTACAGTGGCGTGTATGGGACATGTTTAGGGGCCATGACTCAGTTTGGAGAAGACGCCAAGGGTCTGATCGGCCTGTCTGGGATTTTGATCGGTGTGGGTGAAATAGTTG GAGGTGGCATGTTTGGGATTCTGGATAAGTGTAACCGCTACGGCAGGAACCCAGTGGTGTTTTTAGGGCTGCTCACTCACATCGTGGCCTTCTACCTGATCTTCCTCAACATCGCCAGTGACGCTCCGGTCGCTCCAGAGGACGGTACTCAGATGCAGGCCTTCATCCAGCCCAG TGTGTCCGTGGCACTGATCTGCAGTTTTCTGCTGGGTTTCGGCGACAGCTGCTACAACACCCAGCTCATCAGCATTGTGGGATACTTGTTTCGGGACGACAGCGCTCCAGCTTTCGCCGTCTTCAAATTTGTACAG tccatCATGGCAGCGGTGGCCTTCTTCTACAGTAATTACCTGCTCCTGCACTGGCAGCTGCTCATCATGGTGCTGCTGGGCTTCATGGGCACCATCACCTTCTTCATGGTGGAGTGGTCTGTGATCCGCAGCCGCCGCGACTCAGACTACGGCAGCATCTGA
- the mettl23 gene encoding methyltransferase-like protein 23, protein MNKLSRTQIVKTFTFEGSGDTRSITVSIPEVLDPQYGMYVWPCAVVLSQYVWMARGELQNKMVLELGAGVSLPGVVSALCGAAVILSDSAELPLCLENCRHSCVLNNLSDVPVLGLTWGRVSPELLSLPPLDLILGSDVFYEPEDFEDVLMTVGFILRRNPHAQFWTTYQERSADWSIEALLHKWELKCINVPLETFEANKPHLAGSTLPGNHTVQMMIITNNWI, encoded by the exons ATGAATAAATTATCTCGAACGCAAATTGTAAAAACATTCACTTTTGAAGGAAGTGGAGACACTCGGTCAATAACCGTGTCTATTCCTGAG gtTCTTGATCCTCAATATGGCATGTACGTTTGGCCCTGTGCAGTGGtactttcacagtatgtgtggATGGCGAGAGGAGAACTACAAAACAAGATGGTTCTTGAG CTGGGTGCCGGTGTGAGTTTACCCGGTGTGGTGTCTGCGCTGTGCGGTGCTGCTGTGATTCTGTCAGACAGCGCTGAACTGCCGCTCTGCCTGGAGAACTGCAGGCACTCGTGTGTCCTCAACAACCTCTCTGATGTACCCGTGCTGGGGCTCACCTGGGGACGGGTCTCACCTGAGCTCCTCTCGCTGCCTCCTCTGGACCTCATCCTGGGCTCAGATGTGTTCTATGAGCCTGAAG ATTTTGAAGACGTGCTCATGACCGTCGGCTTTATTTTGAGGAGGAACCCTCATGCTCAATTTTGGACCACTTACCAAGAGAGAAG TGCTGATTGGTCCATAGAGGCTCTGTTACACAAGTGGGAACTGAAGTGCATTAATGTTCCACTGGAAACTTTTGAGGCAAACAAACCCCATCTGGCTGGATCAACACTGCCTGGAAATCACACTGTACAGATGATGATCATTACAAACAACTGGATTtaa
- the srsf2b gene encoding serine/arginine-rich splicing factor 2b: MSYGRPPPDVDGMTSLKVDNLTYRTSPETLRRVFEKYGRVGDVYIPRDRYTKESRGFAFVRFHDKRDAEDAMDAMDGAILDGRELRVQMARYGRPPDSYYGGGRRGSGGGGGGRRHGARRSRSPRRRRRSHSRSRSRSRSRSRSRYSRSRSRSYSRSRSKSHTPDKKKSKSPSRSRSRSRSKSRSRSRSRTPASNRESRSRSKSAPKSADDDGQASS, translated from the exons ATGAGCTACGGCAGGCCTCCGCCGGACGTTGACGGCATGACTTCGTTAAAAGTGGATAATTTAACGTACCGCACGTCGCCGGAGACGCTGAGGCGCGTCTTTGAAAAGTACGGCCGAGTTGGAGACGTCTATATTCCGCGAGATCGATACACAAAAGAGAGCCGAGGATTCGCTTTTGTGCGCTTTCACGACAAGAGGGATGCCGAAGACGCAATGGACGCGATGGATGGAGCGATCCTGGACGGCAGGGAGCTCCGGGTTCAGATGGCCCGGTACGGCAGGCCGCCAGACTCATACTACGGCGGCGGGCGGCGCGGCAGCGGTGGTGGGGGAGGCGGTAGAAGACACGGTGCACGCCGCAGCCGAag TCCGAGGCGCCGGAGACGCAGCCATTCCAGAAGCAGGAGTCGCTCTCGTTCCCGCTCCCGGTCCCGCTACAGCAGATCACGGTCACGCTCCTATTCCCGCTCCCGCTCCAAATCCCACACTCCCGACAAGAAGAAGTCTAAGTCTCCTTCCAGATCCAGGTCACGCTCGAGATCCAAATCCAGGTCCCGTTCCCGGAGCCGAACGCCAGCGTCCAACAGAGAGTCCCGGTCCAGGTCTAAAAGTGCACCGAAGTCTGCTGACGATGACGGACAGGCATCATCCTAA